A stretch of the Narcine bancroftii isolate sNarBan1 chromosome 14, sNarBan1.hap1, whole genome shotgun sequence genome encodes the following:
- the LOC138749784 gene encoding uncharacterized protein, with the protein MFKTCTELLAVGPHGGGALTPFHSLPGSAPAAISLCRPLSHRWHGSVVRSPTSRARQRGEVSALLSLSNCDERPAGRRQTFGPAPCAPLQILFPFLWAPIPLPVGSSTPPDPIPLPVGSSTPPDPIPLPVGSSTPPDPIPLPVGSSTPPDPIPLPVGSSTPPDPIPLPVGSSTPPDPIPLPVGSSTPPDPIPLPVGSSTPPDPIPLPVGSSTPPDPIPLPVGSSTPPDPIPLPVGSSTPPDPIPLPVGSSTPPDPIPLPVGSSTPPDPIPLPVGSSTPPDPIPLPVGSSTPPDPIPLPVGSSTPPDPIPLPVGSSTPPDPIPLPVGSSTPPDPIPLPVGSSTPPDPIPLPVGSSTPPDPIPLPVGSSTPPDPIPLPVGSSTPPDPIPLPVGSSTPPDPIPLPVGSSTPPDPIPLPVGSSTPPDPIPLPVGSSTPPDPIPLPVGSSTPPDPIPLPVGSSTPPDPIPLPVGSSTPPDPIPLPVGSSTPPDPIPLPVGSSTPPDPIPLPVGSSTPPDPIPLPVGSSTPPDPIPLPVGSSTPPDPIPLPVGSSTPPDPIPLPVGSSTPPDPIPLPVGSSTPPDPIPLPVGSSTPPDPIPLPVGSSTPPDPMPLPVGSSTPPDPIPLPVGSSTPPDPIPLPVGSSTPPDPIPLPVGSSTPPDPIPLPVGSSTPPDPIPLPVGSSTPPDPIPPSCGLQHPSRSYSPSCGLQHPSCGLQHPSCGLQHPSYPTPLPVVSITPPCLSGPLHPSLSL; encoded by the exons atgtttaaaacctgtacagaaCTGTTGGCAGTTGGACCCCATGGTGGGGGTGCCCTGACTCCATTCCACAGcctccctgggtctgcaccagctgcCATTTCCCTATGCAGACCCCTCTCCCATCGCTGGCATGGTAGCGTGGTGAGGTCCCCCACATCGCGGGCACGACAGCGTGGTGAGGTATCTGCTCTGCTGAGTCTCAGCAACTGTGATGAGAGGCCAGCCGGGAGGAGACAAACCTTTGGACCAGCACCCTGTG CACCCCTCCAGATCCTATTCCCCTTCCTGTGGGCTCCTATTCCCCTTCCTGTGGGCTCCAGCACCCCTCCAGATCCTATTCCCCTTCCTGTGGGCTCCAGCACCCCTCCAGATCCTATTCCCCTTCCTGTGGGCTCCAGCACCCCTCCAGATCCTATTCCCCTTCCTGTGGGCTCCAGCACCCCTCCAGATCCTATTCCCCTTCCTGTGGGCTCCAGCACCCCTCCAGATCCTATTCCCCTTCCTGTGGGCTCCAGCACCCCTCCAGATCCTATTCCCCTTCCTGTGGGCTCCAGCACCCCTCCAGATCCTATTCCCCTTCCTGTGGGCTCCAGCACCCCTCCAGATCCTATTCCCCTTCCTGTGGGCTCCAGCACCCCTCCAGATCCTATTCCCCTTCCTGTGGGCTCCAGCACCCCTCCAGATCCTATTCCCCTTCCTGTGGGCTCCAGCACCCCTCCAGATCCTATTCCCCTTCCTGTGGGCTCCAGCACCCCTCCAGATCCTATTCCCCTTCCTGTGGGCTCCAGCACCCCTCCAGATCCTATTCCCCTTCCTGTGGGCTCCAGCACCCCTCCAGATCCTATTCCCCTTCCTGTGGGCTCCAGCACCCCTCCAGATCCTATTCCCCTTCCTGTGGGCTCCAGCACCCCTCCAGATCCTATTCCCCTTCCTGTGGGCTCCAGCACCCCTCCAGATCCTATTCCCCTTCCTGTGGGCTCCAGCACCCCTCCAGATCCTATTCCCCTTCCTGTGGGCTCCAGCACCCCTCCAGATCCTATTCCCCTTCCTGTGGGCTCCAGCACCCCTCCAGATCCTATTCCCCTTCCTGTGGGCTCCAGCACCCCTCCAGATCCTATTCCCCTTCCTGTGGGCTCCAGCACCCCTCCAGATCCTATTCCCCTTCCTGTGGGCTCCAGCACCCCTCCAGATCCTATTCCCCTTCCTGTGGGCTCCAGCACCCCTCCAGATCCTATTCCCCTTCCTGTGGGCTCCAGCACCCCTCCAGATCCTATTCCCCTTCCTGTGGGCTCCAGCACCCCTCCAGATCCTATTCCCCTTCCTGTGGGCTCCAGCACCCCTCCAGATCCTATTCCCCTTCCTGTGGGCTCCAGCACCCCTCCAGATCCTATTCCCCTTCCTGTGGGCTCCAGCACCCCTCCAGATCCTATTCCCCTTCCTGTGGGCTCCAGCACCCCTCCAGATCCTATTCCCCTTCCTGTGGGCTCCAGCACCCCTCCAGATCCTATTCCCCTTCCTGTGGGCTCCAGCACCCCTCCAGATCCTATTCCCCTTCCTGTGGGCTCCAGCACCCCTCCAGATCCTATTCCCCTTCCTGTGGGCTCCAGCACCCCTCCAGATCCTATTCCCCTTCCTGTGGGCTCCAGCACCCCTCCAGATCCTATTCCCCTTCCTGTGGGCTCCAGCACCCCTCCAGATCCTATTCCCCTTCCTGTGGGCTCCAGCACCCCTCCAGATCCTATTCCCCTTCCTGTGGGCTCCAGCACCCCTCCAGATCCTATTCCCCTTCCTGTGGGCTCCAGCACCCCTCCAGATCCTATGCCCCTTCCTGTGGGCTCCAGCACCCCTCCAGATCCTATTCCCCTTCCTGTGGGCTCCAGCACCCCTCCAGATCCTATTCCCCTTCCTGTGGGCTCCAGCACCCCTCCAGATCCTATTCCCCTTCCTGTGGGCTCCAGCACCCCTCCAGATCCTATTCCCCTTCCTGTGGGCTCCAGCACCCCTCCAGATCCTATTCCCCTTCCTGTGGGCTCCAGCACCCCTCCAGATCCTATTCCCCCTTCCTGTGGGCTCCAGCACCCCTCCAGATCCTATTCCCCTTCCTGTGggctccagcacccctcctgtgggctccagcacccctcctgtgggctccagcacccctcct ATCCTACTCCCTTACCTGTGGTCTCCatcacccctccttgtctctctggtcccctacacccctccctgtctctgtaa